Proteins encoded within one genomic window of Actinoplanes octamycinicus:
- a CDS encoding DUF1918 domain-containing protein has translation MRARLGDRIVIEPAGVNGRRRVGIITGVGRADGLPPYRVHWLDNGHTTLLFPEVGAHVEPRGGGDDEHASDRDPRSVDR, from the coding sequence ATGAGGGCGCGGCTCGGGGACCGGATCGTGATCGAGCCGGCCGGCGTGAACGGCCGGCGCCGGGTCGGCATCATCACCGGGGTCGGGCGCGCGGACGGACTTCCGCCGTACCGGGTGCACTGGCTGGACAACGGACACACCACTTTGCTCTTCCCGGAAGTGGGAGCACACGTCGAACCGCGAGGAGGCGGGGACGATGAGCACGCGAGCGATCGAGATCCGCGATCCGTCGACCGGTGA
- the ppdK gene encoding pyruvate, phosphate dikinase gives MSGYVYDFTDGNKDLKDLLGGKGANLAEMTRMGLPVPPGFTITTEACRAYLRTGDLPAGLLDEVEDHLRAVQLKLDKTFGDPNDPLLLSVRSGAKFSMPGMMETILDIGLNDQSVQGLARQSGDERFAWDSYRRLIQMLGRTVFDVPAEAFDTETAEDPRELVTAYQKIFEEHTGRAFPQAPHEQLFLAIGAVFRSWNAERAVLYRRQERIPQDLGTAVNVMAMVFGNRGEDSGTGVAFTRDPATGRRGCYGDYLRDAQGEDVVAGIRNTLPLHELATVDPTSYAQLLSIMQRLEQRYRDLCDIEFTIENGKLWMLQTRVGKRTAAAAFVIAAQLVEEGVITLDEALQRVTGEQLAQLMFPSFDETAAPAPLTTGVPASPGAAVGAVVFDSAAAAAADQPVILVRRETNPDDLPGMIAAQGILTARGGKTSHAAVVARGMGKTCVCGAEEIRIGADSFTVGEHTVRAGEVISIDGANGRVYPGPVPVRPSKVVRFFEGEQGAEGDQLLSAIQRLMIHADHVAQLGVHANADTGADAVRARRFGATGIGLCRTEHMFLGDRRVLVERLILAEDDTEREAALAALLPLQRADFEELFAAMDGLPVTIRLIDPPLHEFLPPLDELTARVARAEALSEDAGHAGVLLNAVRRMHEANPMLGLRGVRLGLVVPGLFGMQVRAVAEAAAARLAAGGDPQPEIMVPLVSAVPELEIVRAEAEKVLASVPGVPPIRIGTMIEVPRAALTAGQIATVAEFFSFGTNDLTQMTWAFSRDDVEGAFFGRYLELGVFGASPFETIDRDGVGELVRVAVERGRAARPDLTVGVCGEHGGDPASVRFFHEAGLDYVSCSPFRVPIARLEAGRAAVAGTTGSDTR, from the coding sequence GTGTCTGGATACGTGTACGACTTCACCGACGGCAACAAGGACCTCAAGGACCTGCTCGGCGGCAAGGGTGCCAACCTGGCCGAGATGACCCGGATGGGCCTGCCGGTCCCGCCCGGCTTCACCATCACCACCGAGGCCTGCCGCGCGTATCTGCGCACCGGCGACCTGCCGGCCGGACTGCTCGACGAGGTCGAGGACCACTTGCGCGCCGTCCAGCTCAAGCTGGACAAGACCTTCGGCGACCCGAACGACCCGCTGCTGCTGTCGGTGCGCTCCGGCGCCAAGTTCTCGATGCCCGGGATGATGGAGACCATCCTGGACATCGGGCTCAACGACCAGAGCGTGCAGGGGCTGGCCCGGCAGAGCGGCGACGAGCGGTTCGCCTGGGACTCCTACCGGCGGCTGATCCAGATGCTGGGCCGGACCGTGTTCGACGTGCCGGCCGAGGCGTTCGATACGGAGACGGCCGAGGACCCGCGGGAGCTCGTCACGGCGTACCAGAAGATCTTCGAGGAGCACACCGGCCGTGCCTTTCCGCAGGCGCCGCACGAGCAGTTGTTCCTCGCCATCGGCGCGGTCTTCCGGTCCTGGAACGCCGAGCGGGCCGTGCTCTACCGCCGGCAGGAACGCATCCCGCAGGACTTGGGCACCGCTGTCAACGTGATGGCGATGGTCTTCGGCAACCGCGGCGAGGACTCCGGGACCGGTGTGGCGTTCACCCGCGACCCGGCGACCGGGCGGCGCGGCTGCTACGGCGACTACCTGCGCGACGCGCAGGGCGAGGACGTGGTCGCCGGCATCCGCAACACCCTGCCACTGCACGAATTGGCCACCGTCGACCCGACCAGCTACGCCCAGCTGCTGTCCATCATGCAGCGCCTCGAGCAGCGCTACCGCGACCTGTGCGACATCGAGTTCACCATCGAGAACGGCAAGCTGTGGATGTTGCAGACCCGGGTCGGCAAGCGCACCGCGGCGGCCGCCTTCGTGATCGCCGCCCAGCTCGTCGAGGAGGGCGTGATCACCCTGGACGAGGCGCTGCAGCGGGTCACCGGTGAGCAACTCGCCCAGCTGATGTTCCCCAGCTTCGACGAGACGGCCGCGCCGGCGCCGCTGACCACCGGCGTGCCGGCCTCGCCCGGTGCGGCGGTCGGCGCGGTGGTGTTCGACTCGGCGGCCGCCGCGGCCGCGGACCAGCCGGTGATCCTGGTGCGCCGGGAGACCAACCCGGACGACCTACCCGGCATGATCGCCGCCCAGGGGATCCTGACCGCCCGGGGCGGCAAGACGTCGCACGCCGCCGTGGTGGCCCGCGGCATGGGCAAGACCTGCGTGTGCGGCGCCGAGGAGATCCGGATCGGCGCGGACTCGTTCACGGTGGGGGAGCACACCGTCCGGGCCGGCGAGGTGATCTCGATCGACGGCGCGAACGGCCGGGTCTACCCCGGCCCGGTGCCGGTACGCCCGTCCAAGGTGGTGCGGTTCTTCGAAGGTGAGCAGGGCGCTGAAGGCGACCAGCTGCTGTCCGCGATCCAGCGCCTGATGATCCACGCCGATCACGTCGCCCAGCTCGGGGTGCACGCCAACGCGGACACCGGCGCCGACGCGGTCCGGGCCCGGCGGTTCGGCGCCACCGGGATCGGCCTGTGCCGCACCGAGCACATGTTCCTCGGCGACCGCCGGGTCCTGGTCGAGCGGCTGATCCTGGCCGAGGACGACACCGAGCGGGAGGCGGCGCTGGCGGCGCTGCTGCCGCTGCAGCGGGCCGACTTCGAGGAGCTGTTCGCGGCGATGGACGGGCTGCCGGTCACCATCCGGCTGATCGACCCGCCGCTGCACGAGTTCCTGCCGCCGCTCGACGAGCTGACCGCGCGGGTCGCCCGGGCCGAGGCGCTGAGCGAGGACGCCGGGCACGCCGGAGTGCTGCTCAACGCGGTGCGCCGGATGCACGAGGCCAACCCGATGCTGGGGTTGCGCGGCGTTCGTCTCGGTCTGGTCGTTCCGGGCCTCTTCGGCATGCAGGTCCGTGCGGTGGCCGAGGCGGCGGCGGCGCGGTTGGCCGCCGGCGGCGACCCCCAGCCGGAGATCATGGTCCCGCTGGTGAGCGCCGTACCGGAACTGGAGATCGTCCGGGCCGAGGCGGAGAAGGTGCTCGCCTCGGTGCCCGGCGTGCCGCCGATCCGGATCGGCACCATGATCGAGGTGCCGCGGGCCGCGCTGACCGCCGGGCAGATCGCCACGGTGGCCGAGTTCTTCTCCTTCGGCACCAACGATCTGACCCAGATGACCTGGGCCTTCTCCCGCGACGACGTGGAGGGCGCGTTCTTCGGCAGGTACCTGGAGCTGGGTGTCTTCGGCGCGTCGCCGTTCGAGACGATCGACCGCGACGGCGTCGGTGAGCTGGTCCGGGTGGCCGTCGAGCGCGGCCGGGCCGCCCGCCCCGACCTGACCGTGGGCGTCTGCGGCGAGCACGGCGGGGATCCCGCGTCGGTGCGGTTCTTCCACGAGGCCGGGCTCGACTACGTGTCCTGCTCGCCGTTCCGGGTGCCGATCGCCCGGCTGGAGGCGGGCCGGGCCGCAGTGGCCGGGACGACCGGCTCCGACACCCGATAG
- a CDS encoding universal stress protein translates to MNNHLIVVGVDGSDGSRRALEWAAGEAAGRDTAVRAVMAWYWDGIEADVLTATSPDEQRRQAGRVLDRQVQAVKAAQGSHLPIAADLVEGSPADVLTAAARGADLLVLGSHGHGRLHHSVLGSVSEAVIRKATCPVVVIPTPVPVSTPE, encoded by the coding sequence ATGAACAATCATCTGATCGTCGTCGGCGTGGACGGCTCCGACGGCAGCCGCCGCGCTCTGGAGTGGGCGGCCGGCGAGGCCGCCGGCCGGGACACCGCGGTGCGGGCGGTGATGGCCTGGTACTGGGACGGCATCGAAGCGGACGTGCTCACCGCGACGTCCCCCGACGAGCAGCGGCGGCAAGCCGGCCGGGTGCTCGATCGTCAGGTTCAGGCGGTCAAAGCGGCGCAGGGCTCGCACCTGCCGATCGCCGCCGACCTGGTCGAGGGCAGCCCGGCCGATGTGCTGACCGCGGCGGCTCGCGGCGCTGACCTGCTGGTGCTGGGCAGCCACGGACACGGCCGGCTGCACCACTCGGTGCTCGGCTCGGTGAGTGAGGCGGTCATCCGCAAGGCGACCTGTCCGGTGGTGGTGATCCCTACACCGGTTCCGGTCAGCACCCCGGAATGA
- a CDS encoding universal stress protein gives MERDREKGAAAMREKKIVIGYDGSPAAEAALTWALDEADRTGMRAELMYADEYPAWAPAASMVPSPALRPSDYRARVIGGMLDRAVTESQQAHPQVPVEATTVTALASTALAERSSHVGLLVLGTRGHAALPGLVGSLSAAVGAHAHCPVVVVHGATAPGTPTAPVVAGLDHSSLAPAVLRFAAEQAAGRGVALRVLGNQPEADTAMAEIREDFPGLQISAETVPGEPGEALVAAGQTAQLLVIGGRGHGAVRGLLLGSVSRHLLRHAACPIAIVPEAVPAGDPS, from the coding sequence ATGGAGAGAGACCGGGAGAAGGGGGCCGCTGCCATGCGCGAGAAGAAGATCGTCATCGGATACGACGGGTCGCCCGCCGCGGAGGCGGCGCTGACCTGGGCGCTGGACGAGGCCGACCGCACCGGCATGCGGGCCGAGCTGATGTACGCCGACGAGTACCCGGCCTGGGCGCCCGCCGCGAGCATGGTGCCGTCGCCCGCGCTACGGCCGAGCGACTACCGGGCCCGGGTGATCGGCGGCATGCTGGACCGGGCGGTAACCGAGTCCCAGCAGGCCCACCCACAGGTCCCGGTCGAGGCCACCACGGTGACCGCGCTGGCGTCGACGGCACTGGCCGAGCGATCCAGCCACGTCGGCCTGCTCGTGCTCGGCACCCGGGGGCACGCCGCCCTGCCCGGCCTGGTCGGCTCGCTCAGCGCCGCGGTCGGCGCGCACGCGCACTGCCCGGTCGTAGTGGTGCACGGCGCCACCGCACCCGGCACGCCCACCGCGCCGGTGGTGGCCGGGCTGGACCACTCCTCGCTGGCCCCGGCCGTGCTGCGGTTCGCCGCCGAGCAGGCCGCCGGTCGCGGCGTGGCGCTCCGGGTGCTCGGCAACCAGCCGGAGGCCGACACCGCGATGGCGGAGATCCGCGAGGACTTCCCCGGCCTTCAGATCAGCGCCGAGACCGTCCCCGGTGAACCGGGCGAGGCGCTGGTGGCCGCCGGGCAGACCGCCCAGCTGCTGGTGATCGGCGGCCGCGGCCACGGTGCGGTGCGCGGCCTGCTGCTCGGCTCGGTGAGCCGGCACCTGCTGCGACACGCCGCCTGCCCGATCGCGATCGTGCCCGAGGCCGTCCCGGCCGGTGACCCGTCATGA
- a CDS encoding universal stress protein → MRTQTVVVAVDGTDASRAAIRWATAEAQRRERPLRVVHVMDWNWGGARFDVAGHEYETARRHADALAAGAARQARDIAPELDVDEDVLIGDAAAQLIIESESAELIVLGHRGHGGFAGLRLGSVSQRVATHAHCPAVVVRGNDENDARPVIAGVDDSAAADGVLETAFAAAHQRGVHLVMIRSYMPPFPHYHGSLPPAQVHTPAQDAAEHTRLAEQVAPWQSKYPQVRVEMLVSHDSAAAVLVGVSHTAQLVVVGSRGHGVIAGTLLGSTGLQLLHHAECPVLIVRTGKKHGPAR, encoded by the coding sequence ATGCGGACACAGACCGTCGTCGTCGCGGTCGACGGCACCGATGCCAGCCGCGCCGCGATCAGGTGGGCCACGGCCGAGGCACAGCGCCGTGAGCGCCCGTTGCGAGTGGTACACGTGATGGACTGGAACTGGGGCGGCGCCCGCTTCGACGTCGCCGGGCACGAGTATGAGACCGCCCGCCGGCACGCGGACGCTCTGGCCGCCGGCGCCGCCCGGCAGGCCCGGGACATCGCCCCGGAGCTCGACGTCGACGAGGACGTGCTGATCGGCGACGCGGCCGCACAACTGATCATCGAGTCGGAGTCGGCCGAGCTGATCGTGCTCGGGCACCGCGGCCACGGCGGCTTCGCCGGACTGCGGCTCGGGTCGGTCAGCCAGCGCGTCGCCACCCACGCCCACTGCCCGGCGGTCGTGGTGCGCGGCAACGACGAGAACGACGCCCGCCCGGTCATCGCCGGGGTGGACGACTCGGCCGCCGCGGACGGCGTGCTGGAGACCGCGTTCGCCGCGGCACACCAGCGCGGAGTGCACCTGGTGATGATCCGCTCCTACATGCCGCCGTTCCCGCACTATCATGGCAGCCTTCCGCCGGCCCAGGTGCACACTCCCGCGCAGGATGCCGCCGAGCACACCCGGCTGGCCGAGCAGGTGGCCCCCTGGCAGTCGAAATACCCCCAGGTCAGGGTGGAGATGCTGGTCTCGCACGACAGTGCCGCAGCGGTGCTGGTCGGGGTCTCGCACACCGCTCAGCTCGTGGTGGTCGGCAGCCGCGGGCACGGCGTGATCGCCGGAACGCTGCTCGGCTCCACCGGGTTGCAGCTGTTGCATCACGCCGAGTGCCCGGTGCTGATCGTCCGCACCGGCAAGAAGCACGGCCCGGCCCGATGA
- a CDS encoding CBS domain-containing protein, with protein MRTWKVSDVMTRDVVSVAEDASYHDLVDLLVAKRISAVPVVDEFGRVTGVVSEADLLRKIEFGGDEQPRIFERRRRRGERAKASARTAAGLMSTPAVVALADMSIAAAARLMDANEIKRLPVTDDLGRLVGIASRGDLLRTYLRTDEEIQDDVRTGVLHPFLADEADGVTVEVDAGVVTLTGKVERWSSADLAQRLSRQVAGVVEVISSLAYDLDDRTFDGPQPPFATY; from the coding sequence GTGAGGACCTGGAAGGTCAGCGACGTGATGACCCGCGACGTGGTGTCGGTCGCTGAGGACGCCTCTTATCACGACCTGGTGGACCTGCTGGTGGCGAAGCGGATCAGCGCGGTCCCGGTGGTCGACGAATTCGGCCGGGTCACCGGGGTGGTGTCCGAGGCCGACCTGCTCCGCAAGATCGAGTTCGGCGGGGACGAGCAGCCCCGGATCTTCGAGCGGCGCCGGCGCCGCGGTGAGCGGGCGAAGGCATCGGCCCGGACGGCGGCCGGACTGATGAGTACCCCGGCGGTGGTGGCGCTGGCCGACATGTCGATCGCGGCCGCGGCCCGGCTGATGGACGCCAACGAGATCAAGCGGCTGCCGGTGACCGACGACCTCGGCCGGCTGGTCGGGATCGCCTCCCGCGGCGACCTGCTGCGCACCTACCTGCGCACCGACGAGGAGATCCAGGACGACGTGCGGACCGGCGTGCTGCACCCGTTCCTGGCCGACGAGGCCGATGGGGTCACCGTCGAGGTCGACGCCGGAGTGGTCACCTTGACCGGCAAGGTCGAGCGGTGGTCCTCGGCCGACCTCGCGCAGCGGTTGAGCCGCCAGGTCGCCGGCGTGGTCGAGGTCATCTCGTCCCTGGCGTACGACCTGGACGACCGCACGTTCGACGGCCCGCAGCCTCCTTTCGCGACGTATTGA
- a CDS encoding GNAT family N-acetyltransferase: protein MSTGPVDALTTDGGIVSIRPVTPGDRRAVAEMYAQAAPQNLRLRFFTWPTPATLAVEVDRLCRPQSSHFLAMAAYQGDELVGVASCDRDGDEPRGEFAVFVADRHHGRGIGTLLLEHLAARARRHGITELTGEVLPSNLAMLQVAKDLGPDSRSHLDRGIVDVVLDSSDAAADQRNRIAEQASLRAVFAPAAVAVVGAGQRPGGAGHEACRALQDHRFTGRLYAVNRSGAPVGAVFAYRRLADLPEPVDLLVVAVPPDQISGVLRDGAAAGARAAVILNSLGPDAGGQQRNDLLRLARSLGIRLVGPNSLGVLNTRPANRLHAGLFPVMPPPGQLAVATESAAAALALIENAIRTGCGISQLVSLGDKADVGGNDLIAYWHDDPETTAVALHLASFGDPARFTRMARALSLRKPVLAVRDPRAPADVDAMFARAGVVRTESLGDLMDAARMLTGQPLPAGNRIAVVGDAGGLTDAAHTTGIHLDAGASPASFAAAADAAARSGECDLLLLVVTGTRASPAGKVLAALGPVADRHPRLPIAAVVLGAEDTPARLGLRGAPVYDLPERALRAMAHAAGYAAWRRETPADPLGTEPEPGPRRLRGPAGP, encoded by the coding sequence ATGAGCACCGGCCCGGTGGACGCGCTCACGACGGACGGCGGGATCGTCTCGATCCGGCCGGTGACGCCGGGCGACCGCCGGGCCGTCGCCGAGATGTACGCGCAGGCCGCGCCGCAGAATCTCCGCCTGCGGTTCTTCACCTGGCCGACCCCGGCGACGCTGGCCGTCGAGGTCGACCGGCTGTGCCGACCGCAGTCGTCACACTTTTTGGCGATGGCCGCCTACCAGGGTGACGAGCTGGTCGGCGTGGCCTCCTGCGACCGCGACGGCGACGAGCCGCGCGGCGAGTTCGCCGTGTTCGTCGCCGACCGGCACCACGGCCGCGGGATCGGCACCCTGCTGCTGGAGCATCTGGCCGCGCGGGCCCGCCGGCACGGCATCACCGAACTGACCGGCGAGGTGTTGCCCAGCAACCTCGCCATGTTGCAGGTCGCCAAGGATCTCGGGCCGGACAGCCGGTCACACCTCGACCGCGGCATCGTGGACGTCGTCCTGGACAGCAGCGACGCCGCGGCCGACCAGCGTAATCGGATCGCCGAGCAGGCCTCGCTGCGCGCCGTGTTCGCGCCGGCCGCAGTCGCGGTGGTGGGGGCCGGGCAGCGCCCGGGCGGCGCGGGCCATGAGGCGTGCCGCGCCCTGCAAGACCACCGGTTCACCGGCCGTCTCTACGCGGTCAACCGCAGCGGCGCCCCGGTCGGCGCCGTCTTCGCCTACCGGCGCCTGGCCGACCTGCCCGAGCCGGTGGACCTCCTGGTCGTCGCGGTGCCCCCGGATCAGATCAGCGGGGTGCTGCGCGACGGCGCCGCGGCCGGGGCCCGTGCCGCCGTCATCCTGAACTCGCTCGGGCCGGACGCCGGCGGGCAGCAGCGAAACGACCTGCTCCGACTGGCCCGATCGCTCGGCATCCGGCTGGTCGGTCCGAACAGCCTGGGGGTGCTCAATACTCGTCCGGCGAATCGCCTGCATGCCGGGCTGTTCCCGGTCATGCCGCCGCCCGGGCAACTGGCGGTGGCCACCGAGTCCGCGGCGGCCGCGCTCGCCCTGATCGAGAACGCGATCCGGACCGGCTGCGGGATCTCGCAGTTGGTGTCGCTCGGCGACAAGGCCGATGTCGGCGGCAACGACCTGATCGCCTACTGGCACGACGACCCGGAAACCACGGCCGTCGCCCTGCACCTGGCGTCATTCGGCGATCCCGCCCGGTTCACCCGGATGGCACGCGCACTGTCGCTGCGCAAACCGGTGCTGGCGGTGCGTGATCCTCGGGCACCGGCGGATGTGGACGCGATGTTCGCACGCGCGGGGGTGGTCCGTACCGAAAGTCTGGGTGACCTGATGGACGCGGCCCGGATGCTGACCGGCCAACCGCTTCCCGCGGGCAACCGCATCGCCGTTGTCGGCGACGCCGGCGGCCTGACCGATGCCGCGCACACCACCGGGATCCATCTGGATGCCGGCGCGTCGCCGGCGTCGTTCGCGGCCGCCGCCGACGCCGCGGCACGCAGCGGCGAGTGCGACCTGCTGCTGCTGGTGGTCACCGGCACCCGGGCCAGTCCGGCCGGGAAGGTCCTGGCCGCGCTGGGCCCGGTGGCCGATCGGCATCCGCGGCTGCCGATCGCCGCCGTGGTGCTCGGCGCCGAGGACACCCCCGCGCGGCTCGGCCTGCGTGGCGCGCCGGTCTACGACCTGCCGGAGCGGGCGTTGCGGGCGATGGCGCACGCCGCCGGTTATGCCGCCTGGCGGCGGGAGACGCCCGCCGACCCGCTCGGCACCGAACCCGAACCCGGCCCGCGCAGGCTGCGCGGACCGGCCGGTCCCTGA
- a CDS encoding DUF1614 domain-containing protein gives MLGTRHRATGTRHPSLRLAALTVVLLGLAVLAVQVMGLAFVLAGLSPLAAGAVCAASLLGSRIDIPVARMRSRPAAVRFRTLAWAGTLYLIPVSEGGSIVVAVNLGGAVIPAAVSLYLAARTGMWLDAGMAVTAVAVTAHLLARPEPRLGIVLPPLLPALTAAAAAVLLHPAQGIGALAYIAGTMGTLVGADLTHLNAVRRMDGPKASIGGAGTFDGVFLSGVFAVLLAAVR, from the coding sequence ATGCTCGGTACCCGGCACCGCGCCACAGGCACCCGCCACCCGTCACTGCGCCTCGCAGCCCTGACCGTGGTGCTGCTGGGCCTAGCCGTCCTGGCCGTGCAAGTCATGGGGCTGGCCTTCGTGCTCGCCGGACTCAGCCCGCTCGCGGCCGGCGCGGTCTGCGCGGCCAGTCTGCTGGGCAGCCGGATCGACATCCCGGTGGCCAGGATGAGAAGCCGCCCCGCAGCGGTCCGGTTCCGCACGCTGGCATGGGCCGGAACCCTCTACCTGATCCCCGTGAGCGAAGGCGGTTCGATCGTTGTCGCGGTCAACCTCGGCGGTGCGGTCATCCCGGCGGCAGTGTCGCTGTACCTGGCGGCCCGCACGGGCATGTGGCTCGACGCCGGAATGGCTGTCACCGCCGTCGCGGTGACAGCGCATCTGCTGGCCCGCCCGGAGCCCCGGCTGGGCATCGTGCTGCCTCCGCTGCTGCCCGCCCTGACGGCCGCCGCCGCCGCGGTCCTCCTGCACCCCGCCCAGGGAATCGGTGCGCTGGCCTACATCGCCGGCACGATGGGCACTCTGGTCGGCGCCGACCTCACGCACCTGAACGCTGTACGCCGGATGGACGGGCCGAAGGCGTCGATCGGCGGCGCCGGGACCTTCGACGGTGTGTTCCTCTCCGGTGTTTTCGCCGTGCTGCTGGCCGCGGTCCGGTAG
- a CDS encoding sensor histidine kinase codes for MVQPPSLGLSPLSRVRLDELLHEMLERVGEVVSSRERLRALLDAVVGIGTDLDLRSTLQRIVEAACALAGARYGALGVLAPDHRSLSDFITHGIDPALHAKIGELPHGRGLLGLLITVPEAVRLPDIRKHPDSFGFPPHHPPMHSFLGVPVRTRDQVFGNLYLAEKQGAPEFTDDDEEMMIALAAAAGIAIDNARLYELAQRRERWLSATAEITSVLLGTVQRTEALRLIARRAGEVADAGLVLVMLYDEPNSSYTIEVAAGSDPAATGLVGRRIPVDRNAAMAFGQERYRAVGNLRTITDWPVDMPAVPALAAPLTAGDTLQGVLIVTQPAGRPVEDRDAVLLSTFAGQAALALERARAQEERELLAVLEDRERIARDLHDVVIQRLFATGMQLQATVPQVLKPDVVKRISGAVDDLDATIRDIRRSIFELRSPVGRSLRAELGEAVQAAADSLGFRPVVDTSGPVDSAVSDDIAPELLAVVRELLANVARHAQASHVRVSVCTSAGEISVRVEDDGVGIDPAKARGGLVNLRGRAEDLGGRFDIEPGPAGAGAVVTWRVPVSR; via the coding sequence ATGGTCCAGCCGCCCTCCCTTGGCCTGAGCCCGTTGTCCCGGGTCCGGCTGGACGAGCTGCTGCACGAGATGCTGGAACGGGTCGGCGAGGTGGTGAGCAGCCGGGAGCGGCTGCGCGCCCTGCTCGACGCGGTGGTCGGCATCGGCACCGACCTCGACCTGCGCAGCACCCTGCAGCGCATCGTCGAGGCGGCGTGTGCGCTGGCCGGGGCGAGATACGGCGCGCTGGGCGTGCTCGCGCCCGACCACCGCAGCCTGTCGGACTTCATCACGCACGGTATCGATCCGGCCCTCCATGCCAAGATCGGCGAGCTGCCGCACGGCCGAGGGTTGCTCGGCTTGCTGATCACCGTCCCGGAGGCGGTGCGGCTGCCGGACATCCGCAAGCATCCGGACTCCTTCGGGTTCCCACCTCACCACCCGCCGATGCACAGCTTCCTCGGCGTTCCGGTGCGCACCCGCGACCAGGTCTTCGGCAACCTCTACCTGGCCGAGAAGCAGGGCGCCCCGGAGTTCACCGACGACGACGAGGAGATGATGATCGCTTTGGCGGCCGCGGCCGGCATCGCGATCGACAACGCCCGGCTCTACGAGCTGGCCCAGCGGCGAGAGCGCTGGCTGAGCGCGACCGCCGAGATCACCAGCGTGCTCCTGGGGACGGTCCAGCGCACCGAGGCGCTGCGCCTGATCGCCCGCCGGGCCGGTGAGGTCGCCGACGCCGGGCTGGTACTGGTCATGCTCTACGACGAACCGAACAGTAGCTACACCATCGAGGTCGCCGCCGGCAGCGATCCGGCGGCGACCGGACTGGTTGGTCGTCGCATCCCGGTGGACCGGAATGCGGCCATGGCGTTCGGTCAGGAACGGTACCGCGCGGTCGGGAACCTACGGACGATCACCGACTGGCCGGTTGACATGCCCGCCGTGCCGGCCCTCGCCGCGCCGCTCACCGCCGGCGACACCCTGCAAGGAGTCCTGATCGTCACCCAGCCGGCCGGACGACCGGTGGAGGACCGGGACGCGGTGTTGTTGTCCACCTTCGCTGGACAGGCCGCCCTCGCCCTGGAACGCGCCCGTGCTCAGGAGGAGCGGGAGCTGCTGGCCGTCCTCGAAGACCGTGAGCGGATTGCCCGCGACCTGCACGACGTGGTCATCCAGCGGCTCTTCGCCACCGGCATGCAGCTGCAGGCGACCGTGCCTCAGGTGCTCAAGCCGGATGTGGTCAAGCGGATCAGCGGCGCGGTCGACGACCTGGACGCCACGATTCGCGACATCCGCCGCTCGATTTTCGAGCTGCGCTCGCCGGTCGGCCGGTCCTTGCGCGCCGAGCTCGGCGAGGCGGTTCAGGCGGCGGCCGACAGTCTCGGCTTCCGGCCCGTGGTGGACACCAGCGGGCCGGTGGACAGCGCGGTTTCTGACGACATCGCGCCGGAGCTGCTGGCCGTGGTGCGGGAGTTACTTGCCAACGTGGCACGTCATGCGCAGGCCTCGCACGTCCGAGTGTCGGTCTGCACCAGTGCCGGTGAGATCTCCGTCCGGGTGGAGGACGACGGCGTCGGGATCGATCCGGCGAAGGCGCGCGGTGGATTGGTGAACCTGCGCGGACGCGCCGAGGATCTCGGCGGCCGCTTCGACATCGAGCCCGGTCCGGCCGGCGCCGGCGCCGTGGTGACCTGGCGGGTGCCGGTCAGCCGGTGA